In Rhizobium sp. BG4, the genomic stretch GATGGAGATGATGACCACACCCGTTGAAGAGCTTCCGGCTCCGCAGCCGGGCACGTACAAGTTTAAGACAAACCTCAGTATGCAGGGCGGTTGGCGCTTTCAGCTGGGCGCGAAAGTGCAGGGCGAGGGCGCTACCGTTCAAGGTGAAGTCGTCGTGAAGGCCGTCCCTTGAAGAGGGTCACATGGCTGGTTGCCGTTACCTCCTTCGCCGTATTCGGCGGGGGAGCGTACTTGGCTGGTGCCAATGGAGTTGGCCAGCAATACCTCAACAACATCCTTGGGAAGGCAGCCGATGCCGAACCCCTTCCGCCGGTAGGTGCGGGCGCGATCATCTATTACCGCGATCCTGATGGCAAAGCCCAATATTCTCACGGCCCCAGGAAAACGTCCGATGGCCGCGATTTCATTGCTGTCCGCCAGAGCGCCGACATAAGCTTCGACGCATCAGGTGTGGTCGCGCCTACTTCTGCAGCTGCCGCGCAAAACCCAAAGGTAGGCGCGACGTCAGAGCCGGAGCGGAAGGTCCTTTATTACCGCAACCCGATGGGTCTTCCGGACACCTCGAAGGAACCGAAGAAGGATTCGATGGGGATGGACTACATTCCTGTCTACGAAGGAGAGCAGGCGGAAACCTCGACGGTCAAGGTCTCGCTCGGCAAGCTGCAGCGGACTGGCGTGAAGACAGCCCTGGCAGAGATGATGCCGATCTCTCGGAAGGTCCGCGTTCCGGGTGTCGTCGGCTGGGATGAGCGGCTGGTCAGCGTCGTCTCGATGCGCACGGACAGCTTCATCGATGCCGTTGCGAACGTGACCACTGGAGATCGTATCGCGAAAGGGCAGAAGCTCTTCAGCTTTTACTCCCAGGAGATTGCCACCGCCGGAGCTGAATATGCTGCCGGTAGAGGTGGAAGGGGAACTGCAGCAGGCTCCGCGCTTCGCCTGAAAAACCTCGGCGTCCCCCAGGAGGCAATCGAGCAAATCGCAGCGCAAGGTCAGGTCCCGGCGAGCATCGACTATGCTTCGCCGCGTGAAGGCATCGTTCTGGAGCGAATGGCAACAACGGGCATGATGGCCAAACCTGGTGATCAGCTGTTTCGTGTTGCCGATCCATCAGTGGTCTGGGTTGTGGCTGAGGTTCCGGAATACGATATCGGCTCGGTCAAGATCGGGTCCCCGGTCACCGTCACAGTGAGAAGCCTGCCGGGGCAAAAGTTCAGCGGTAACGTCAGCCTGATTTATCCTGAGGTCGAGCAGCAGACCCGGACGACGAAAATCCGCATTGAGCTGCCTAATCCTCAAGGCAAGCTCTTTGCGAACATGTACGCCGATGTCGACATCGAAGCGGGTGCCCCGTCTCCCGTGTTGAGCGTGGATTCCAGCGCGGTGATAGATACGGGCGACCGCCAGGTGGTGTTCGTTGACAAGGGCGAAGGCCGCTTCGAGCCAAGGGACGTGACGCTCGGGGTTCGCGGCGATGAACGGAGCCAGATCACCAAGGGTATCGCTCCAGGCGACCGCGTCGTGATCGCAGCTAACTTCCTTCTGGATGCTGAGAGCAACCTGAACTCGGCTCTGAGTGCGATGACACCTCAGGAGGCAAAGCCATGATCTCGCGAATTATTTCGTGGTCAGCTCACAACCTGGTGCTGATCATCGTTGGGGCGGCTCTCGCCGTCGGCGGGGGCATCTTTGCCTTGCGTTCGCTTCCCTTGGACGCCATCCCCGATCTCTCCGACATCCAAGTCATCGTTTACACAGAGTATCCTGGCCAGGCACCGCAGGTCGTTGAAGATCAGGTGACCTATCCTCTGACGACGTCGATGCTAACGGTGCCAAAATCCAAAGTCGTCCGAGGATTCTCGTTCTTTGGTGTCTCGTTCGTATACGTGATCTTCGAGGATGGCACGGACCCCTACTGGGCCCGAAGCCGCGTCCTCGAATATCTGAACGCGGCTGCCAGCCGATTGCCTCAAGGCGTGTCGCCAACGCTTGGACCTGACGCAACAGGCGTCGGCTGGGTTTATCAGTACGCCGTTCTGGCGAAAAACCTCAGCCTCGCGGAACTGCGTTCGCTTCAGGACTGGGTGGTAAGGTTCGGGGTCTCAAAATCGGAAGGCGTTGCGGAGGTTGCCAGCGTCGGCGGTTTCGTCAAGCAATATTCGATTGTGGTCGATCCCTCGCGTCTTAAGGCTCAGGGGGTGTCGCTGATGGACATCTCGAATGCTGTAAAGGCGAGCAATACGGACGTCGGCGGCCGGACAATTGAGCTTTCTGAGTTCGAATTCATGGTTCGCGGTCGCGGCTACCTTAAAGGCGTCAGCGACATTCAGAACATTGTCCTGAAGACCAGTGGCGGCGTACCTTTGCGCCTGGCCGACGTCGCGAAAGTCGAACTTGTCCCCGATGAACGACGCGGTATCACTGAGCTTAATGGCGAAGGCGAAGTCGCAAGCGGGATCGTTTTGCAACGGTTCGGGGCCAATGCACTGACTGTGATCGACAACGCGAAGAGAAGCTTGGAGGGCTTGAAAGGCAGCCTGCCTGCAGGAACCGAGATCGTCCCTGTCTATGACCGCTCGACGTTGATCGAAGCTGCCATTGAGACGTTGAAGGGCACTCTGGTCGAAGAATCGATAGTGGTTGCACTGGTGACCATAGCCTTCCTCTTGCATGTCCGCAGTGCGCTTGTGGCAATCATCATGCTGCCCGTTGGCATTCTCATCGCCTTCATCGCGATGAAGCTGCTGGGCATCGGCGCGAACATCATGAGCCTTGGCGGGATCGCGATTGCTATCGGTGCGATGATCGACGCTGCAATCGTCATGATCGAGAACGCACACAAACATCTTGAGCGAGCGCCGCCTGGCAAGCCGAGAGTCGAAATATTGGTCGAGGCGGCGAGCGAGGTCGGACCGGCGCTGTTCTTCAGTTTGTTGATCATTACCGTGTCGTTCCTACCCATCTTCACTCTGGAGTCTCAGGAAGGTCGTTTGTTTGGGCCTCTGGCGTTTACCAAGACGTTCTCCATGGCGGCAGCCGCTTTCCTATCCGTGACCTTGGTGCCCGCGCTGATGGTGATCTTCGTCAGGGGCCGTATCGTACCCGAGCATAAGAATCCTCTGAACAGGTTTCTGATCTGGGTTTACAGGCCAATCATCTCAGGCGTGTTGAAGGTGAAAACAGTGACCATACTGTTGGCGATCATCGTCCTAGCAGCGACGATCTGGCCGGTGCAGCACATTGGTAGCGAGTTCATGCCGAACCTCGATGAGGGAACGCTGATGTATATGCCGACCACGCTGCCCGGTATTTCCGTCACCAAGGCGGCGGAACTGATGCAGACCCAGGATCGTATCATCAAGTCGTTCCCTGAAGTGGAGAGCGTATTCGGCAAGGCCGGGCGTGCGCTTACGGCGACCGATCCTGCCCCAACAGAGATGTTCGAAACGATCATCACGCTGAAGCCGAAGTCTGAGTGGCGGCCGGGCGTGACGACCGAGAGCTTGAAGCAGGAAATGGATTCCGCCCTTCAATTTCCAGGGGTTTCCAATGCATGGACAATGCCAATCCGCGCCCGCATCGATATGCTCTCGACAGGCATCAGAACGCCGGTCGGCGTGAAGGTCTATGGGACCGATCTTGGCGAAATGGAAAAGGTCGCCCGCCAAATTGAACAGGTGTTGAAAACGATACCCGGTACGTCAAGCGCCTATGCGGAGCGGGTGATCGGCGGCTACTACCTGGACATCGTGCCTGACAGGATTGCGCTTGGCCGCTATGGGCTAACAATCGATGATGTGCAGAAAGTGATCGGTACTGCGCTGGGTTCGGAAACCGTGACATCGACGGTCGAAGGCAGGGAGAGATATGGTGTAGCTATCCGTTACCCCCGCTGGATGCGAAGCGACCCGCAGTCGATTGCACGAGATGTGCAGGTTGCTCTACCCGGCGGCGGTACAGTTCCGCTAGGCGAGGTCGCCGAGGTAAGGCTCAGCAGGGGTGCGACCACAATCAGAACTGAAAACGGTCAGCTTGCAGTCTACATTTTCGTCGACATCTCCAACCGTGATCTCGGCGGTTACGTTGCAGAGGCGCAGGCGGCAGTTGCCAAGAGTGTGACCATGCCTTCCGGCTATTCAGTCGCATGGAGCGGGCAATTCGAATACCTGCAGCGTGCCAAAGCGCGTCTGGCGGTCGTCGTTCCGTTGACGCTGGCGTTGATCTTCCTGCTTTTGTACCTCAACTTCAAGGCGCTAACAGAGACGCTCATTGTCATGCTGTCCCTGCCGTTTGCGTTGGTGGGCGGCATCTGGTTGATGTGGTGGCTGGGTTTCAACGCCTCGGTTGCAGTGGCTGTAGGGTTCATAGCCTTGGCAGGCGTCGCCGCCGAAACCGGAGTCATCATGTTGATCTATTTGGATCACGCGATGAAGGAGCAGAAGGCCGTATGCGCGGCTGATCACCGTGCATTCACAAGGACTGACCTCAATCGGGCTATTATGATTGGTGCTGTGGAGCGAGTTCGACCGAAGATGATGACTGTGGTTGCCATCATGGCGGGCCTGGTGCCGATTCTTTGGAGGACGGGAACTGGTTCCGAGATCATGCAAAGGATCGCAGTACCGATGATCGGAGGCATGATCTCGTCGACACTTCTAACATTGATCGTCATTCCGGCCGTCTACGGCATAGTCAAGGGATGGAGGCTTGAGAAGGGCTCCTCGCAAGGCGACGTGGATGCGGACGCCAGCGACGCTGAAGAATTTTACCTGGAAGGAAAGCGAGCATGAACAGGAGAAGCTTCATTTGTCTGGCAGTAACGGGGTTGGCGGTGTTCGCCGCCCGGTCCGCCATCGCTTCTCAAAAGCAGATGGACGTCTACAAGGACCCGACGTGCGGATGCTGCGGAGCCTGGGCGGCGGCGATGGCAGATGCCGACTTCAACGTGATCGTCCACGATGTCGACGATCTGGCCTCGGTCAAGACGAAATACGGCATACCTGCCGGATTGCAGGGGTGCCATACGGCGGTCGTTGGGGACTACGTCTTTGAAGGTCATGTACCACTGGAGGCCGTCGAAAAGGTCCTTTCCGAGAAGCCGTCCATCGCTGGGCTTGCCGTTCCCGGTATGCCTGCCGGGTCGCTCGGGATGGGAGATAATCCCAACGCTTCCTACGAAGTTTACAGCCTTGGCAAGCAGGGGGCTGTCCCAGCTATCTACATGAAGATCGGCGCTTAGTTCATAAGCGCGTCAAGTCCAACCGCGATCATCGCAAGGGTGAAGGCAATCCCGGCGATGATCGCGATCTGTTTGTTGGCCGCCAGCTTCACCCGGTGACGGACGCGCCTGGGAGGCCGCTGCTTATAAGGCTGGCGCAGTTGCGGACTGTTCCGCTGATGGCGCTTTCGACCCACCTGAGACCTCTGCTGCTCAATTTTCGCGCCGACTGTACCACGGTGGGCGGCTAATTTCTGATATTGCTGTGGAGCGGACGCGTTCGATGCCTTCTTACGATTGAACAGCTATCGTCGAGCTGACATCGATGGCAAACCAACCGATGGAGCTTCCCGATGCTGACCGACGTCTTTGTCAATCGATACGACGGCACGATGATCTGGACTTCATACGGAGAGAATGCTCGTCGCTTCATGGTCCAGGCGACCAAGATGGTCACCGAGCAGCTTTTTCCTTTCTACATCAACGGCGAAATCAACAAACCGGCGAAAGAAAGCCTGGAACGTATTCATAATAAGCTTGCCATGGAGATCGGCATTGACCCTCTATCTCCGCTTTTTCTGGGCAGCTATCGGCACACAATCGCGGACGTCCTGAAGAATTTCCTGCAACGTGAGTTCGAAGATGGCTTCGATCCCGACGTTTACATAAAGCGCCGGATCAGCCTGGTGGAGTTAGCCTTCAGGGAATACGGCGATCAGGTGCAGGCCGCCAATAGAGCGCTGCCAGGCAAGGTGTCTGACGTTGAATATGGCGTCGGACTGGCAGGGCTCGCCAAGTCGCTGAAATTGCCTGAGTTTACCAAGGAGTTTCTTTCCAAGCAGAACGAGGCGCTTAATCAGCGATGGGCAGCGAACTTTGACGAACTGAACGAGCGGTTTCGGCAGGCAAAATTCCCACTGTCGTATCACAATGGGTTCGTACAGCTTTCGAGCGACGCGCTGGTGGACAAGACGATTGAGAAGCCTTTCTGGGAGCTTGTTGCTGACGTCAGGTGGGAAAATGTCCAGAATGATATGCTGAGAGCGGTTGATCAAAGAGACACTGGCGACCGAGACGCTTCACTATCGGCAGCAAGGGCATTGGAAAGCACCATCAAGATCATTTCCGGGATGAACAACTGGACTCATGGAAAGGAAAACGGTGCGTCCAGCTATATCGACAACTTGGTCAGCCAAAAGAATGGCCGCTTTATCGACGTATGGGAGGGCGAGATTCTGAAGGCTTTCTTCTCCAAAGTCAGAAATCCGCTGGGGCATGGACCGGGTGATGAGCCGATGCCTGCGCTGACTTTTGAGCAGACTAGCTGGGCCATAGAGACCTGCATGTCCTGGATCAAATCGCTGGTCTCCAGGATCAAGCACTGATCGCGAGAAGATTACCACCGTTGGAATGTCAACAGATTGCCTTGTTCCTGTTGTTGTTGACGTTTCCGGTATGGGGCACCATCATGCTGGTCGTTGAAGCGGGCTGATTCATTGCGGCATTTTTTGAAGCTATTGCTGATCATCAGTATGCTGGGAGGGGTCTTGGTCCTTCCTTGCAGTGAAACTGCGTCTGCTTCTCCTCAATCCTCCGTAGTGATCGCGCTGATGTCTCCAGTTCATCATGACCACGATCATTCGCCAGCAGACGCGAGGCAGGCTTCGCATTGTAAACTGGACGCAGGGCTGCTGAAAACGGAAACACTGCTGGCGCAATCGCGCGAGTGTAGCGAAGCCTATGGACAAGACGCGTATTCGGCGGCGGTCGGGCTGTCTGCTGAGGTGGAGCACCGCCCGCCGATCATCTGAAGTATTTGGACCTGGGTCGATTTACTGTCAGAGGATTCATCATGGCGCTTGGCCATTTCTCAACGAGCGTTATTGCTCGCACTCCTACCTATAAGATTTCAGGAAAGCTGCGGCGGTGGGCGCGGTGGCTGATCCTTCCGGCCACGGCACTGGTGCTGTCCGGCTGCGTTTCTGCCTCTCTTGATGATCTGGGCGTTTCATCGAGAGAAATCCCATCAAAGCTTCTTGCCGACATGAAAAGCAAAAGGATGTCTTCGGACAGCCCTGTCCTTGTGCGCATCTTCAAGATGGAGAGCGAACTGGAGGTCTGGAAAGTCGACGCATCGGGCAACTACGCCCTGCTCAACACTTACCCGATGTGCCGTTGGTCGGGGAAACTCGGGCCGAAGAAAAAGACAGGCGACCGACAGGCTCCTGAGGGCTTCTATCGTGTGTCCCTCGGCGGACTAAACCCGAAATCGCAGTTTTTCCTCTCCTTTAACCTGGGCTACCCGAACCGGCTGGAGTCTGCGCTAGGCTACACCGGGGAGGCCCTGATGGTCCACGGTGCTTGTTCGTCTTCGGGATGCTTTGCGCTGACAGACCAGGGGGTGGGCGAAATCTACGCAGTTGTGGAGAAAGCGCTGCGTGCAGGCCAGCCCGCGTTTCAGGTGCAGTCCTATCCATTCCGAATGACGCCCGAAAACCTTGCAGCACACCGGGACGACCCAAATATGGCCTTCTGGAAGACGCTCAAGGTCGGTTACGACAGTTTCGAAGTTCGTCGCAGGGAACCGAAAGTTTCCGCGTGCAACGGGAACTATACCTTCAACGCGCAGTTCGACGGCGGCGAGCCGACTAATCCTTTGGCGGCTTGCCCCAAGCGGGTCGATCAACCGGATGCAGCAGTTGCGGCCAAATCGGCAGCCGACGATAAGAAACTAGGTGAGCTTCTGGAAAAGTCGTTCCAACCGTTAGCCTATCAGGACGGCGGAATGCACCCCAGCTTCCGTGCGCTCCTGAAGGAAAACGGTGACACGAAGCTCGCTGAAAAGGTTTCCGACATTAAATATCCCATCAGTAGACCGGCAGCCGCATTGGCTGACCCCTTCGTCGGAGGCAAGTGAAACCAGGCAAGAGCCATACGCTCTTGCCCTCGACCTGGAGGATCGTGATGCGCGTCTTACTCGCTGCAGTGTTTGCCTTGACGCCTGTCGCCGCTGCAGAGGCTCACCACGCTCCCTCTGGTTTCAAGTACGACGCATTTTGTTGCAATGGCGATGGTGAGACTGGCGATTGTCAGCCGATACCCAGCGACGATGTTACGTTGGAAGGAGCGAATTACAAAATTACGCTCAAAGCGGGAGATCACCGCCTTGCTACGCGAGAGCATGTATTCATCGTCCCTCAAGCCAAAAGCTTTCCATCACCAGATGGGCTTTACCACCTATGTTTGTTTCCAAACGAAGACACGTTGCGCTGCTTCTACGCACCTCCAATGAATTTCTGATCGTATCCTGAAAAAGGCATGGTCAGGCAACAAGAAGCAGGCCGATTGCAGGGCGCGGTCTCGCCTCTCGATTGGTCGCAAGCGGCTGCGCATGAACGCCAGAACGTCCCAAGATTGACAAAACTGCATCAGAACATATAGTGAACATCAAGCCGCGATTGATCCACGGGGTCTGCTGCTTTCAAGTTCGCTGTCGCTTTACCCACAGCGAAATGCACTCGGCCGCCGGGGCAGAACGTGACCCGGGTGCTCGAATCGCGGTAGACATCGAACAAAGCATTTCTGGAGAAGTTGAAGTGCTGATGGATATGCACTCTGAACAGAATCGAGTGACGAAAGTGACCCGGGCGTCCGGTTACACACCGCCGACGAGCTTTGGCTCCATGCCACTGGGCGAGATGATGGAGTACGCTGGGCGGCCGATGCCTAAAGAACTCGAAGGGCTGTTCAAGAAGGCGGAAGAACGCGATCCGATAATCTTCTTCTCCGGCGATCTTAATCTGCTTAAAGTGAAGTCCCTGTCTGTCATCGGTGCACGGTCCGTATCTACTGACGGTTTGGCTCGCGCGGCTAGGATATCGCGAGAACTGGCGTCTGCGGGGCTAGTCGTAACAAGCGGGCTGGCAAAAGGTGTCGATACTGCTGCTCATCGAGCTGCTATCGCCGAGGGCGGTAAAACTGTGTCAGTCATCGGAACGCCTCTCGACAAGGCCTATCCAGCCGAAAACGCCGACCTCCAACAGGAAATATACGAGCGCCATCTTCTGGTGTCGCAATTCCACCCAGGCCAGCGGACCTTTCAATCGGACTTTCCAAAACGCAATCGTTTGATGGCAGCGCTTTCCGACGGCAGCGTTATAGTCGAGGCGTCCGACACCTCAGGAACGCTTCATCAAGCGGCTGAATGCATTCGTCTCGGGCGCTGGCTTTTCATCATGCGCTCCGTCGTCGAGAACCAAGCGTTATCCTGGCCCGAGCGCTTCTTGGGAAACCCCAAAACGGTGGTCTTGACCAGCGTACAAGATATTCTGTCTCGGATTTCGTAAATGAACGTGCACTTTATCAGTGCCTACTATTCGGAGCTGGCGCACAAGGAAAAGGCAAAGCGGAAGCCCGAATATTGGGATTCCTACCTGTTCGTTTGGGCGGTCAAGACCGGGCAATATAAGACCCCGTTCACAATTTTATTCCGAAACGGGGAGAGGGTTAGGATCACCACCGGGAACATCAAGAGGGCAAGAAGCGCTTTCGGACAGTTCATTGTGGCGACGCTCGACAACGCTGAGGTGCCGAAGAACGCGCTGTTGATTCCGATTCCCTCGAAGGATGCGCAGCCGAACGTCAAAGGCGGATACCGATCATTGTGGATGGTTGCGGAAGCGCTGAAGGACAAGCGATATAGTGGCGTCATTTACGATGGGCTCAGGTGGGCCAAGCCCCTGCCCAGATCACATGAGGGAAACGGGCATCGTAGCCGTGCGCAATTGAAGCAGTTCCTTCGGGTGCAAGGAAATATTGCTGGCCGCAGCGTCGTCCTCATCGATGACTTACTTTCCACTGGAAGTTCAATGCTCGCAGCCAAGGAAACCCTTGAAGAAGCCGGGGCGACCGTTCTGTTCGCGATAACCTGCGGGAAGACCGTGTACGACTTCCAGACCAAGCCGTTCAAACGGCAGGTTGTTCAACTTGAAAATGAACTGCACGAGTACGAGCCAGTGAAGGAAACGCCATGACTGAAAAGAAAGTTGTCGTACCCCAGCCTCCCAGACCGCCTATCGGAAACACCGACGGCAAAAGGGGGAGCTATACCGCGCCGACCGAAAACCATAACCGGCCGCCGCCGCCCAAGAAGTAGTCTATCGCCCTCGACGGCGAAAGTTGACCTGCGCAACCTCTGAAGCGGGGATGTAGGTTATTTCCGATCCCCATTCGTCCCAAAACACGTCGTCTATTGTCGACCACGCATAGCCCACCTTCTGGTCGGTGACATACATTAGGATGTCGCCGGTCGCACCGAACCGGAAGGGGCCGTTGGGCTCGTCCTTGAACCGATGGAGATCGGCGCACATCAGCGTCCGTCCGTCCTTCAGTCGCACGATCAACTGAGAGGCGACGATGCTCGTCTCGCCAAAGAGATTGAGCCACGCTGTGGGTATATCGTCGGCATAACTGACATTCGTGTTCCGCATTATGTTGTAGAAAACCGGCCGCAGCAGCGCTCGCCATACTGCTCCAAGGACAATGGACGTCACCACAGCGGCCCCAGAAGCGGCCAGGATGTTAATGTTCACATATCTGAGCAGCTGATAGGCGAACGCAGCACAAAACCCAAAGACAAGTGTACTGAACGTGACGTCCACAGTCTTGTGGTGATCCCGAAGACCGACATGGGCAACGAAGTAACCCATGTATCCGGCGGCGAGGGTCAGAAGCGTTACCCAGGGAAGGGTGAGAAGTTTCGGGTCCATTATGTTGACTTTTCCACGAACTGCACCGTCACTCTCGTCGTCTAGTGCTTCTGCCCTTCAAATTTTACTGAATTTTCTTTCGCCGCTGACGCTCAAGGAATCAAGTGCCGGGAGGGCGGACACCGAGCATCAGCAGCGTTTGGCCGAGCACCACTGAAAATGCGATAGTGCCCACGACCATGAGAGCAGACAAGACGGGGAGTTTGAAGCGGCCAAGGCTAAGCGGTTTGCCTGGGTCAGGTGCCCACTCGCTTGGACTGAACTTGTTGGTAAAAGCGTCCATAGCGTGCCAAATGCACAAGAATAGAGCATGGGCAGCAAACGCCAGCACGACGATCAAAGACGCGATAAAGAGATCGTCATTCATGGTTTATGTGGTCCTTATGAGTTCCGCCTCAAGGAAATCCGCGAATTCGCTTTTGACGAACTCCGCAATCTCCTCGATCAATTCCTTGTCGCATCAGGAGTTTAGGAATTGTTGCATTCGGACACAGAAAAACGAAAACCGGCCTCTGTCACTGTTTATAATTCGATGATGAAACCTGGGCGGAAGCCGGACGTATAAAGTTCGCCCCTATAGCCCCACGGGTTACAGATGACTCTCGTCTGATCGGCCATATAGTCCCGAAACTTATGTATGTGACCGTGAACCCATCGGCCTGGGCGTCGGCGTATGATCAGGTCGGAAAGATCGGAAGCGAAAGCAGCGTTTGTCACGTTCCCGAAAAAGTCGGGGTTAAAGCTCTGCATCAAGGGCGCATGATGGGTTACCACGACGGTACGTCCGGGAAAATCAACCGATAATTCTCTGTCTATAAATCTCCGACTTTCTCTGTGGCGTTCAAGGATTTCCCAGGCCGTAACCATTCCGTTTTCGCCTGGTCTTCGAGGGTCGGAACGATAAATACATTGGAAATCCATCATCCGCGACGGCACCAGTTCGAATGCTTTAACCCGCCTCTCTTCAGGAGGGATGTGTTCATCATGCCCAACGGAGACCGCGAAATCGGTCCACAGGGTAGCACCGATGAAGCGACAGTCGCCGACTGTGACGGTATCGTTCTCAAGGAAATGAACTCGGCTTCCTTCAACAAGACGTCGGGCCCGTTCTAGTGCGCCGCTGATGCTGCTGCCGTAGTAATCGTGATTGCCGAGCACGAGCACTACCGGCATCTTCGGCTCGATGACTCGACGGATGAAGCCGATGCTGTCATCGATGAAGTTCGTGACGTCCCCAGCACATATACAGATTTCCGCTATGGGAACTTTGGGCGGGTCGCGAAGCAACCTTGTGAGGTGGCTTTGATGGATGTCACTAATGATCCAAGCTTTCACGGGGCCTCCATCGGCCGCAAAGGAATGCGGCGTGTGTATGGTCGGTAGGATTGGCTGAGTGTCGAGCGCCACTAATGTTGACGGCGGCTTTTTGGGCGTTGCGGCGTCGACTGCCGAGTCTTCCGCGATCCCGGCCAGTACGGCTCCAATTGGCGGGCGTCCAGCCGTTTGTGTTTCACGAGCGCGTCGGCAAGCTTGAGCAGTTCGGGCTTAACGCCGTCGAGCATTTCTTTCGCCCGCTGGTACTGCTCTTGAAGAATTTCTTTGACGTCGTCGCGAAGAGCGAGGTCCTCCCAAAGCTTGGGAGGGGACGTCATGTCGACCGATCCGGGAAGGTAATACAAAGAATTTCCGAAGGCGTATTCCGTCACCATCCTGATCGCCAACATGGTCGCGCTGGCAAAGTCGCTGCCCTGGTTTCCGGTTGACCAACTGGCGCGGTGCTCGAAAATCAAATCCTCCGCTGCTGCTCCTGCCAGGTCCGAAGTAATCATCTTCATAACGTCCCATTGGGTTAGAAATTCGCGGGCGGGTCTTTCCATGAACATGCCGCCGTTCGCATCGACAGCGGTGGCGAAGTTTTCCACGTTGTCGTAGATTTCGACCCACTCGATCTTGCCCAGCTGCAACGTGTGGGTCACGAGGGCATGACCCGCCTCGTGAATCGCGACGCGGTACAGAGTTTCGGCATCAAGCGGAGGCGGCACTTGCACCTGTGATCTGACGTCCGAAATGTTGACATCTCGATTTTCCTTTCGGGCAATCCTTCTGG encodes the following:
- a CDS encoding metallophosphoesterase; protein product: MKAWIISDIHQSHLTRLLRDPPKVPIAEICICAGDVTNFIDDSIGFIRRVIEPKMPVVLVLGNHDYYGSSISGALERARRLVEGSRVHFLENDTVTVGDCRFIGATLWTDFAVSVGHDEHIPPEERRVKAFELVPSRMMDFQCIYRSDPRRPGENGMVTAWEILERHRESRRFIDRELSVDFPGRTVVVTHHAPLMQSFNPDFFGNVTNAAFASDLSDLIIRRRPGRWVHGHIHKFRDYMADQTRVICNPWGYRGELYTSGFRPGFIIEL